A genomic region of Streptosporangium lutulentum contains the following coding sequences:
- a CDS encoding DUF2231 domain-containing protein, translating to MFDEILGLPLHPLIIHVPVILTPLLAVLAIVYALAPRVRGVTTWALVGLAPVVPLSVFAARLSGEALLASSRFSSVGGEAALRIAEHESFSIPLLLATLALGLVSLGLVHVSRGDRFGRPVRLAVSGLTVVVAVVALYYVVRAGHSGATAAWGS from the coding sequence GTGTTTGATGAGATCCTCGGTCTGCCTCTCCATCCCTTGATCATTCATGTTCCCGTGATCCTGACGCCGCTCCTCGCGGTGCTCGCCATCGTGTACGCCCTGGCACCGCGCGTGCGCGGCGTGACCACCTGGGCGCTGGTGGGGCTCGCGCCGGTCGTCCCGCTGTCGGTCTTCGCGGCCAGGCTGAGCGGCGAGGCGCTGCTGGCGAGCAGCCGCTTCTCCTCCGTCGGCGGCGAGGCCGCCCTGCGCATCGCCGAGCACGAGAGCTTCTCCATCCCCCTGCTGCTCGCCACGCTGGCCCTCGGCCTGGTCTCGCTGGGACTCGTCCACGTCTCGCGAGGTGACCGGTTCGGCCGCCCGGTGCGGCTGGCCGTCTCGGGCCTGACCGTGGTCGTGGCCGTCGTGGCGCTCTACTACGTGGTGCGCGCCGGACACAGCGGGGCCACCGCCGCCTGGGGGAGCTGA
- a CDS encoding shikimate dehydrogenase: MRAAVLGSPIAHSLSPHLHRAAYEGLGLHDWHYEAIECDEAGLPGLIGGLGAEWAGLSLTMPLKRAVLPLLDTVSELAVEVGGANTVIFSDGARHGDNTDVHGIVQALAEAGVAPPRAATILGGGATAASALAALRELGLGEVTLVVRDRDRAGETAEVAERLGVTLTLQTFDKLATVLEVDLVVSTLPSGAADGFAGLLAGVPALFDVVYAPWPTRLAAAVAEGGGIVIGGFPMLLHQAVRQVELMTGLPGAPVEAMRAAGKTEIVRRAAVTA; encoded by the coding sequence ATGAGAGCGGCGGTCCTGGGCTCGCCGATCGCCCACTCGCTCTCCCCGCACCTGCACCGCGCCGCCTACGAGGGCCTCGGCCTGCACGACTGGCACTATGAGGCGATCGAGTGCGACGAGGCCGGACTGCCCGGCCTGATCGGCGGGCTGGGCGCCGAGTGGGCGGGCCTGTCGCTGACCATGCCGCTCAAGCGGGCCGTCCTGCCGCTGCTCGACACGGTCTCGGAGCTCGCGGTCGAGGTGGGCGGGGCCAACACCGTGATCTTCTCGGACGGCGCCCGGCACGGTGACAACACCGATGTCCACGGCATCGTCCAGGCGCTCGCCGAGGCGGGGGTGGCCCCGCCCAGGGCGGCCACGATCCTCGGCGGCGGGGCGACCGCGGCCTCCGCGCTGGCCGCCCTGCGCGAGCTGGGGCTCGGGGAGGTCACCCTGGTGGTCCGCGACCGGGACAGGGCAGGGGAGACCGCCGAGGTGGCCGAGAGGCTGGGTGTGACCCTGACGCTGCAGACCTTCGACAAGCTCGCCACCGTGCTCGAGGTGGATCTGGTCGTCTCGACCCTGCCCTCCGGGGCCGCCGACGGTTTCGCCGGCCTGCTGGCGGGTGTGCCCGCGCTCTTCGACGTCGTCTACGCGCCCTGGCCCACCCGCCTGGCGGCCGCCGTGGCGGAGGGCGGGGGCATCGTCATCGGCGGGTTTCCGATGCTCCTGCACCAGGCCGTCCGGCAGGTCGAGCTGATGACCGGCCTGCCCGGGGCCCCGGTGGAGGCGATGCGCGCCGCCGGGAAGACCGAGATCGTCAGACGGGCCGCCGTGACGGCCTGA
- the ruvX gene encoding Holliday junction resolvase RuvX yields MRDGVRLGVDVGSVRIGVARSDPSGMLATPVETVRRGKGDLDRLAEIAAEYEVVEIVVGLPTSLSGREGRAAEAARDFATRISLRLAPLPVRLFDERLTTVTAQQGLRASGVKAKNQRGVVDQAAAIVLLQAALDAERATGRPPGRSIDPPGEGAAGERPGGEPSGGAAR; encoded by the coding sequence ATGAGAGACGGCGTTCGGTTGGGTGTCGATGTCGGTTCGGTCCGCATCGGCGTGGCTCGTAGCGATCCCTCGGGAATGCTTGCCACGCCGGTGGAGACCGTCCGGCGCGGCAAGGGCGATCTGGACCGGCTCGCGGAGATCGCGGCCGAGTACGAGGTCGTCGAGATCGTGGTCGGGCTGCCGACCTCGCTCTCCGGCCGTGAGGGGCGGGCGGCCGAGGCCGCCCGCGACTTCGCGACCCGGATCTCACTACGGCTGGCGCCCCTGCCGGTGCGGCTGTTCGACGAGCGGCTGACCACGGTCACCGCCCAGCAGGGCCTGCGGGCCAGCGGGGTCAAGGCCAAGAATCAGCGTGGTGTGGTGGATCAGGCGGCGGCCATCGTGCTGCTCCAGGCGGCGCTGGACGCCGAGCGTGCCACCGGCAGGCCCCCGGGGAGGTCCATCGACCCGCCCGGGGAGGGAGCGGCCGGCGAGAGGCCCGGAGGAGAGCCGAGCGGTGGGGCCGCTCGGTGA
- the mltG gene encoding endolytic transglycosylase MltG — protein MLAIIVLVGGLGAGGYFGYMWLRDAITPDDYTGLGSGQVQVEIKDGQSATDVAQTLQDQGVVKSAKAFANAVASAGKSSSLQPGEYTMRKQMSAAEAVKLLDPDKRVRENVTLKEGLRLSDTLAQLAKQTGKPLKEFQQVAKSGKGLGLPPYAKGKLEGYAFPATYEITPKMGPAEILTAMVDRFNQTANKDDLQEKAKALGHTSHEIMTIASIVQAESGNKSDMGKVARVIYNRLDSTPPRKLEMDSTLMYGLNKYGVEASNADLESTSPYNTYKYLGLPPGPIANPGDDAIQAALNPTKGSWFFFVTTDTKRRITKFATTEAEFLQLKAEYERNKAAGG, from the coding sequence ATGCTGGCGATCATCGTTCTCGTGGGCGGTCTCGGCGCCGGTGGCTACTTCGGCTACATGTGGCTCCGCGACGCGATCACCCCTGACGACTACACCGGCCTGGGCAGCGGTCAGGTACAGGTGGAGATCAAGGACGGTCAGAGCGCCACCGACGTCGCCCAGACCCTGCAGGACCAGGGCGTGGTGAAGAGCGCCAAGGCTTTCGCCAACGCCGTCGCGAGCGCGGGTAAGAGCTCCTCCCTGCAGCCGGGCGAATACACCATGCGCAAGCAGATGTCCGCCGCCGAGGCGGTCAAACTGCTCGACCCGGACAAGCGGGTGCGGGAGAACGTCACCCTCAAGGAGGGCCTGCGCCTGTCCGACACCCTGGCGCAGCTCGCCAAGCAGACCGGCAAGCCGCTCAAGGAGTTCCAGCAGGTCGCCAAGAGCGGCAAGGGTCTCGGCCTGCCGCCCTACGCGAAGGGCAAGCTGGAGGGCTACGCCTTCCCGGCCACCTACGAGATCACGCCCAAGATGGGGCCCGCCGAGATCCTGACCGCGATGGTCGACCGGTTCAACCAGACCGCGAACAAGGACGACCTCCAGGAGAAGGCCAAGGCGCTCGGTCACACCTCGCACGAGATCATGACGATCGCCAGCATCGTCCAGGCCGAGTCCGGCAACAAGAGCGACATGGGCAAGGTGGCCCGGGTCATCTACAACCGGCTCGACAGCACCCCGCCGCGCAAGCTCGAGATGGACAGCACGCTCATGTACGGGCTGAACAAGTACGGCGTCGAGGCCTCGAACGCGGACCTGGAGAGCACCTCGCCCTACAACACCTACAAATACCTGGGCCTGCCTCCCGGGCCGATCGCCAACCCGGGTGACGACGCCATCCAGGCGGCGCTCAACCCCACCAAGGGCAGCTGGTTCTTCTTCGTGACCACCGACACCAAGCGGCGCATCACCAAGTTCGCCACGACGGAGGCCGAGTTCCTCCAGCTCAAGGCGGAGTACGAGCGGAACAAGGCGGCCGGCGGATGA
- a CDS encoding peptidylprolyl isomerase, producing the protein MSGEDRQSQLAREHKERQARRAEQERPKTKRNALIGVVVAAVVVVGGLVAATTLMGGTGQAKPDAASPAPSSSTLEDLSPTTAPSPPVDLSKVTCSYRKDTSGSPAKKVGMPPRKPNTKLKTMTITTNHGAIVIDLLTAQSPCAVNSLAFLARKNFYDNTKCHRLATPENSGLGLLQCGDPQAKADGKNPTDGQGSPGYVFDDELSAGIQYVPGVVAMANGGPNSNGSQFWISLSEETTQLEPVYTPVGTVAKGMDILDKIFKGGWITNPADITGDGGSTAPKIPVIIKDVRLS; encoded by the coding sequence GTGAGCGGCGAGGACCGCCAGAGCCAGCTGGCTCGGGAGCACAAGGAGCGGCAGGCGCGGCGTGCCGAACAGGAGCGTCCCAAGACGAAGCGGAACGCTCTCATCGGAGTGGTCGTCGCAGCGGTCGTCGTCGTGGGAGGTTTGGTCGCCGCGACGACACTGATGGGGGGAACCGGCCAGGCCAAGCCCGACGCCGCCTCTCCGGCCCCTTCGAGCAGCACCCTCGAAGACCTGTCCCCCACCACGGCCCCCAGCCCTCCGGTCGACCTGTCCAAGGTGACCTGTTCGTACCGGAAGGACACCAGCGGCAGCCCGGCCAAGAAGGTGGGCATGCCGCCGCGCAAGCCCAACACGAAGCTGAAGACCATGACGATCACCACCAACCACGGTGCCATCGTGATCGACCTGTTGACCGCGCAGTCTCCGTGCGCCGTCAACTCCCTGGCCTTCCTGGCCAGGAAGAACTTCTACGACAACACCAAGTGCCACCGCCTGGCCACCCCGGAGAACTCCGGTCTGGGCCTGCTGCAGTGCGGCGACCCGCAGGCCAAGGCCGACGGCAAGAACCCCACCGACGGCCAGGGCAGCCCGGGTTACGTCTTCGACGACGAGCTCTCCGCCGGCATCCAGTACGTCCCGGGGGTCGTGGCCATGGCGAACGGCGGCCCCAACTCCAACGGCAGCCAGTTCTGGATCTCGCTCTCGGAGGAGACCACCCAGCTTGAGCCGGTTTACACCCCCGTCGGGACCGTCGCCAAGGGCATGGACATCCTCGACAAGATCTTCAAGGGCGGGTGGATCACCAATCCCGCGGACATCACCGGTGACGGCGGCTCCACCGCCCCCAAGATCCCGGTGATCATCAAGGACGTGCGGCTCTCCTAG
- a CDS encoding replication-associated recombination protein A, with protein sequence MDSLFDAAAEEAHRGHEPLAVRMRPRGLDEVIGQRHLLGPGTPLRRLVEAEAPMSLFLWGPPGTGKTTLAYVVAGVTKRRFVEVSAVSAGVKDVRAAIEQARRELGMSGRQTVLFVDEVHRFNKAQQDALLPAVENRWVTFIGATTENPFFSVISPLLSRSLLLTLESLSEDDIRVVLERAVADPRGLDGKVRLAPEAAEHLVRLAGGDARRSLTYLEAAALITDDEITVEVVERAVDKAAVRYDRQGDQHYDVISGFIKSMRGSDADAALHYLARMIEAGEDPRFIARRIVIFASEDVGMADPTCLQIAVAAAQAVEFIGLPEGRLNLAQAVIHCALAPKSNAVINAIGAASEDVRRGNIGHVPNHLRDAHYAGAKTLGHGKGYKYPHDFEHGLVRQDYAPEELRDRRYYQPTRHGAEAGFADRWSKIRSFLRGQ encoded by the coding sequence GTGGACAGCCTGTTCGATGCGGCGGCGGAAGAGGCCCATCGCGGCCATGAGCCCTTAGCGGTGCGGATGCGCCCCCGGGGCCTGGACGAGGTGATCGGGCAGCGGCACCTCCTGGGCCCCGGCACGCCGCTTCGCAGACTGGTCGAGGCCGAGGCCCCGATGTCGTTGTTCCTGTGGGGTCCGCCGGGGACCGGGAAGACCACCCTCGCCTACGTGGTCGCGGGCGTCACCAAGCGCCGCTTCGTCGAGGTCTCCGCGGTGTCGGCGGGCGTCAAGGACGTCCGCGCCGCCATCGAGCAGGCCCGGCGCGAGCTCGGCATGTCCGGGCGCCAGACCGTGCTGTTCGTGGACGAGGTGCACCGCTTCAACAAGGCCCAGCAGGACGCCCTGCTGCCCGCGGTGGAGAACCGCTGGGTCACCTTCATCGGCGCGACCACGGAGAACCCCTTCTTCTCCGTCATCTCACCGCTGCTGTCGCGCTCGCTGCTGCTGACCCTGGAGTCGTTGTCCGAGGACGACATCCGGGTGGTGCTGGAGCGAGCCGTCGCCGACCCCCGCGGCCTGGACGGGAAGGTACGGCTGGCACCCGAGGCCGCCGAGCACCTGGTGCGCCTGGCCGGGGGAGACGCCCGCAGGTCGCTCACCTACCTGGAGGCCGCCGCGCTGATCACCGACGACGAGATCACCGTCGAGGTGGTGGAGCGCGCGGTGGACAAGGCCGCGGTCAGGTACGACCGCCAGGGCGACCAGCACTACGACGTGATCAGCGGCTTCATCAAGAGCATGCGCGGTTCCGACGCCGACGCCGCGCTGCACTACCTCGCCCGGATGATCGAGGCGGGGGAGGACCCGCGGTTCATCGCCCGCAGGATCGTCATCTTCGCCTCGGAGGACGTCGGCATGGCCGATCCCACCTGCCTGCAGATCGCGGTGGCCGCGGCTCAGGCGGTGGAGTTCATCGGCCTGCCCGAGGGACGGCTCAACCTCGCTCAGGCGGTCATCCACTGCGCGCTGGCCCCCAAGTCCAACGCGGTGATCAACGCCATCGGAGCGGCCTCTGAGGACGTGCGGCGGGGCAACATCGGCCACGTCCCGAACCACCTCCGCGACGCCCACTACGCGGGAGCCAAGACGCTGGGGCACGGCAAGGGCTACAAATACCCCCACGACTTCGAGCACGGGCTGGTCCGCCAGGACTACGCCCCGGAGGAGCTGAGGGACCGCCGCTACTACCAGCCCACCCGGCACGGCGCCGAAGCGGGCTTCGCCGACCGCTGGTCCAAAATCCGCTCCTTCCTGCGCGGCCAGTAG
- a CDS encoding DUF948 domain-containing protein: MLTAGEVAGLIVAMAWAILVCFMAVVMVKLARLLTETTKMVSELSDRVVPLLEDAAVTVSQTNRQLVAVEAIALDVKQVSGHVAKVSNVTQSLVTGPLIKVAALGHGIRQALGAHRRGRPSPRAVERRRR, translated from the coding sequence ATGCTTACCGCAGGAGAGGTCGCCGGACTGATCGTCGCCATGGCCTGGGCGATCCTGGTCTGCTTCATGGCCGTGGTCATGGTCAAGCTGGCCCGGTTGCTCACCGAGACCACCAAGATGGTCTCCGAGCTGAGCGACCGCGTGGTGCCGCTGCTGGAGGACGCCGCGGTGACCGTCAGCCAGACCAACCGCCAGCTGGTCGCCGTAGAAGCCATCGCCCTGGACGTCAAGCAGGTGAGCGGGCACGTGGCCAAGGTCAGCAACGTCACCCAGAGCCTGGTCACCGGGCCGCTGATCAAGGTGGCGGCACTCGGCCACGGCATCCGGCAGGCCCTGGGCGCCCACCGGCGCGGCAGGCCGAGCCCCCGGGCAGTCGAGAGGCGGCGGCGATGA
- a CDS encoding cytochrome P450 family protein — translation MSEKLPIEFVFNPEFGRDPYAAYATLRDKGPVHAIDFPPGMDAFLIIGHEHGRPALGDPRLAKDMRHGPALFREFVATGNPVLAHNMLNSDPPDHTRLRRLVSKAFTPRRVESLRPRIQEITDGLIDAMTAKGHADLLDDFAFPLPIIVICELLGIPSEDRDDFRDWSAALVNPTVDEEQLRHRAEMGAATRAYFTRLIAERRAEPRDDMVSALVAASDDEELLSEQELLSTLILLLIAGHETTVNLIGNGMLALLTHPDQLQLLQDKPELLPSAIEEFLRYDGPVERATFRFAAEDLEIAGVHIPQGSIVHISLGAVDHDPEAFDAPETLDITRTDNRHVAFGHGIHFCLGAPLARLEAQIAFGTLLRRLPGIELSCAPSEVAWRQTGSIVRGLRALPVSF, via the coding sequence ATGTCCGAGAAGCTACCGATCGAGTTCGTGTTCAATCCGGAGTTCGGCAGGGATCCCTACGCCGCCTACGCCACGCTCCGGGACAAGGGACCGGTTCACGCGATCGACTTCCCGCCCGGGATGGACGCGTTCCTGATCATCGGTCACGAGCACGGCCGGCCGGCGCTCGGCGATCCCCGGCTGGCCAAGGACATGCGCCACGGACCCGCCCTGTTCCGCGAGTTCGTCGCGACCGGCAACCCGGTGCTGGCCCACAACATGCTCAACAGCGACCCACCGGACCACACCCGGCTACGCCGCCTGGTCTCCAAGGCGTTCACCCCCCGGCGGGTCGAGAGCCTGCGTCCGCGGATCCAGGAGATCACCGACGGTCTCATCGACGCGATGACCGCCAAGGGGCACGCCGACCTGCTCGACGACTTCGCCTTCCCGCTGCCGATCATCGTGATCTGCGAGCTGCTGGGCATTCCCTCCGAGGATCGCGACGACTTCCGCGACTGGTCGGCCGCCCTGGTCAACCCGACGGTCGACGAGGAGCAGCTCCGGCACCGCGCCGAGATGGGTGCCGCCACCCGCGCCTACTTCACGCGGCTCATCGCCGAGCGCCGGGCCGAACCCCGCGACGACATGGTCAGCGCGCTGGTCGCCGCCAGCGACGACGAAGAGCTGCTCAGCGAGCAGGAGCTGCTGTCCACGCTCATCCTGCTGCTCATCGCCGGGCACGAGACCACGGTCAACCTGATCGGCAACGGCATGCTGGCGCTGCTGACCCATCCCGACCAGCTCCAGTTGCTGCAAGACAAGCCCGAGCTGCTGCCCTCGGCGATCGAGGAGTTCCTGCGCTACGACGGCCCGGTGGAGCGGGCCACCTTCCGGTTCGCCGCCGAGGACCTGGAGATCGCGGGCGTCCACATCCCCCAGGGCAGCATCGTCCACATCTCCCTCGGCGCGGTCGACCACGATCCGGAGGCGTTCGACGCCCCCGAGACCCTGGACATCACCCGCACCGACAACCGGCACGTGGCCTTCGGGCACGGCATCCACTTCTGCCTGGGCGCGCCCCTGGCCCGGCTGGAGGCGCAGATCGCCTTCGGGACGCTCCTGCGCCGCCTGCCCGGCATCGAGCTCTCCTGCGCGCCGTCCGAGGTCGCCTGGCGCCAGACCGGCTCGATCGTCCGCGGGCTGCGGGCACTGCCGGTCAGCTTCTGA
- the alaS gene encoding alanine--tRNA ligase, whose protein sequence is MESAEIARRFLRFFEERGHTVVPSASLIAEDPTLLLVNAGMVPFKPYFLGQQKPPFKRATSAQKVVRTLDIDEVGKTTRHASFFQMLGNFSFGDYFKEDAIPLAWELLTKPESEGGFGFPEDKLWVTVYLDDDEAFTIWHDRVGIPVERIQRRGLEDNYWHMGVPGPGGPCSEIYYDRGPEYGRDGGPIADENRYLEVWNNVFMQFQLGAVRNKVDFDVSGELPAKSVDTGMGLERMAAILQGVDNIYEIDTTYKILDRAAELTKTRYGRDERADVSLRIIADHVRTGVMLVADGVLPSNEGRGYVLRRILRRAIRNLRLLGAGEERYMHELTAVTIEVMGEQYAELKADAPQIHGVIDAEEASFLGTLRTGTAIFDVAAEETKRKGRGTLAADQAFQLHDTYGFPIDLTLEMAFEQGLKVDEEGFRRLMKEQRDRAKADAASKKTGNADISVFGELLEKTGKVEFLGYDQVSAESEIVGLLVDGISVPAAGAGTAVEVVLARTPFYAEGGGQLADQGVIRTGGAEVEIVDVQSPVAGVVVHRGKVRSGEILVGDQAQAEIDVERRRAISRSHTATHLVHRGFRNALGETAAQAGSENSPGRFRFDFTASGAVAPSLLREVEDEVNAVLINDLRVNAFHTSQAEARAMGALALFGEKYGETVRIVEVGEYSRELCGGTHVASSGQLGLVKVLGEASIGAGVRRVEALVGLDAFRFLARESVLVSQLSEQLKARREELPERIEGIVTRLRTAEKELSTLRSAQVLAGAGEMAESARDLRGVSVVTHRAPDGTSPDDLRKLALDVRGRFPGDRAAVVVIAGVPGDRPVVVAAVNEAGRTRGLKAGRLVGVAAKALGGGGGGKDDVAQGGGVRAEAIGDALVAVEQAISQTLA, encoded by the coding sequence ATGGAGTCGGCAGAGATCGCCCGCCGCTTCCTGCGCTTCTTTGAGGAGCGTGGGCACACCGTCGTGCCCTCGGCCAGCCTCATCGCCGAGGATCCGACGCTGCTTCTGGTCAACGCGGGCATGGTGCCCTTCAAGCCCTACTTCCTGGGCCAGCAGAAGCCGCCCTTCAAGCGGGCCACCAGCGCGCAGAAGGTCGTCCGTACCCTCGACATCGACGAGGTCGGCAAGACGACCAGGCACGCGAGCTTCTTCCAGATGCTCGGCAACTTCTCCTTCGGGGACTACTTCAAGGAAGACGCGATCCCGCTCGCCTGGGAGCTGCTGACCAAGCCCGAGTCCGAGGGCGGCTTCGGCTTCCCCGAGGACAAGCTCTGGGTCACCGTCTACCTCGACGACGACGAGGCCTTCACCATCTGGCACGACAGGGTCGGCATCCCCGTCGAGCGGATTCAGCGCCGTGGCCTGGAGGACAACTACTGGCACATGGGCGTGCCGGGTCCGGGCGGGCCGTGCAGCGAGATCTACTACGACCGCGGTCCCGAGTACGGACGCGACGGCGGCCCCATCGCCGACGAGAACCGCTACCTCGAGGTGTGGAACAACGTCTTCATGCAGTTCCAGCTCGGCGCGGTCCGCAACAAGGTGGACTTCGACGTCTCGGGCGAACTGCCCGCCAAGAGCGTCGACACCGGCATGGGCCTGGAGCGCATGGCGGCGATCCTGCAGGGCGTCGACAACATCTACGAGATCGATACCACCTACAAGATCCTCGATCGGGCCGCCGAGCTCACCAAGACGCGTTACGGCCGCGACGAGCGCGCCGACGTCTCGCTGCGGATCATCGCCGACCACGTCAGGACCGGCGTCATGCTCGTCGCCGACGGCGTGCTGCCCTCCAACGAGGGCCGGGGCTACGTGCTCCGCCGGATCCTGCGCCGCGCCATCCGCAACCTGCGCCTGCTCGGCGCGGGCGAGGAGCGCTACATGCACGAGCTCACGGCGGTGACCATCGAGGTGATGGGCGAGCAGTACGCCGAGCTCAAGGCCGACGCCCCGCAGATCCACGGTGTCATCGACGCCGAGGAGGCCTCGTTCCTGGGCACCCTCCGCACCGGCACCGCGATCTTCGACGTGGCGGCGGAGGAGACCAAGCGCAAGGGACGGGGCACGCTCGCCGCCGACCAGGCCTTCCAGCTCCACGACACCTACGGCTTCCCCATCGACCTGACCCTGGAGATGGCCTTCGAGCAGGGGCTCAAGGTCGACGAAGAGGGCTTCCGCCGGTTGATGAAGGAGCAGCGCGACCGGGCGAAGGCCGACGCCGCCTCCAAGAAGACCGGCAACGCCGACATCTCGGTGTTCGGCGAGCTCCTGGAGAAGACCGGCAAGGTCGAGTTCCTCGGCTACGACCAGGTGAGCGCCGAGTCCGAGATCGTCGGCCTCCTCGTCGACGGGATCTCGGTCCCCGCGGCCGGGGCCGGTACGGCGGTCGAGGTCGTGCTCGCCCGAACCCCGTTCTACGCCGAGGGCGGCGGGCAGCTCGCCGACCAGGGTGTCATCCGGACGGGCGGGGCCGAGGTGGAGATCGTGGACGTGCAGTCCCCGGTCGCCGGAGTCGTCGTGCACCGGGGCAAGGTCCGCAGCGGCGAGATCCTGGTGGGCGACCAGGCCCAGGCCGAGATCGACGTCGAGCGCCGCCGGGCCATCTCCCGCAGCCACACCGCCACGCACCTGGTGCATCGCGGGTTCCGCAACGCGCTGGGCGAGACGGCGGCCCAGGCCGGTTCGGAGAACTCGCCCGGTCGTTTCCGCTTCGACTTCACCGCCTCGGGCGCCGTGGCGCCCAGCCTGCTGCGCGAGGTCGAGGACGAGGTCAACGCCGTCCTGATCAACGACCTCAGGGTCAACGCCTTCCACACCTCCCAGGCCGAGGCCCGGGCGATGGGCGCGCTGGCCCTGTTCGGCGAGAAGTACGGCGAGACGGTCCGCATCGTCGAGGTCGGCGAGTACTCCCGTGAGCTGTGCGGTGGCACCCACGTCGCCAGCTCCGGGCAGCTCGGCCTGGTCAAGGTGCTGGGAGAGGCCTCTATCGGCGCCGGGGTGCGCCGGGTGGAGGCCCTGGTCGGCCTGGACGCCTTCCGCTTCCTCGCCAGGGAGAGCGTGCTCGTCTCCCAGCTCTCCGAGCAGCTCAAGGCCCGGCGGGAGGAGCTGCCGGAGCGGATCGAGGGCATCGTCACCCGGCTTCGCACCGCGGAGAAGGAGCTCTCCACGCTGCGCTCCGCCCAGGTGCTCGCGGGCGCGGGTGAAATGGCCGAAAGTGCCCGTGATCTGCGGGGAGTCTCCGTTGTGACGCACCGCGCGCCGGATGGAACCTCTCCGGATGATCTGCGTAAACTCGCCCTGGATGTGCGTGGCCGGTTCCCCGGCGACCGCGCCGCGGTCGTCGTGATCGCCGGTGTCCCCGGAGACCGGCCGGTCGTCGTCGCCGCGGTCAACGAGGCGGGACGCACGCGGGGGCTGAAGGCGGGTCGCCTCGTCGGCGTCGCCGCCAAGGCACTCGGCGGCGGCGGTGGCGGCAAGGATGACGTCGCTCAGGGCGGCGGGGTGCGGGCCGAGGCGATCGGCGACGCGCTCGTCGCGGTCGAGCAGGCGATCAGCCAGACCCTCGCCTGA